Sequence from the Bacillus sp. es.036 genome:
TCAGCATATTCGAGGACAGTCACCTCTACACCAAAATCAACAAGCATGGACGCCCACTCAATTCCAATAACGCCACCGCCGACAATGATAATGGAAGATGGGAGGCTTTCCATATGAAGAGCTTCATCTGAGGTCATAACATACTCGCCATCTACCTCAAGTCCAGGAAGCGTACGAGGCTTCGAGCCCGTTGCAATAATAACGTTTTTAGGAATCAACATTTCATTTTCTTCCCCGTTATTCATTTCAACTGAAACCGTACCAGGCATTGGAGAGAAAATGGATGGCCCAAGAATTCGACCGAATCCTTCAAATACATCTATTTTCCCTTGTTTCATAAGGTGCTTCACGCCATTATGAAGCTGTTCAACAATTCCCTGCTTACGTTCTTGAACCTTTTTAAAATCTAACGCAATTTCCTTTGCCATCACGCCAAATTTCTCTCCATGCTTAGCAGTGGCATATACTTCTGCACTTCGAAGTAACGCTTTACTTGGAATACAGCCGCGATGCAAACAAGTACCACCAAGTTCACGCTTTTCAACGATTGCCGTTTTTAGACCTAGTTGGGAAGCACGAATAGCAGCTACATAGCCCCCAGTACCTCCACCCATTATGACGAGATCATATTCTTCAGCCATTCAAATTCTCCTTTATAAAACGTTTTATTCCCCTTTTTTTAAAAGAGACACTGCACATGATTTTTAATGAAAATGCGTTAGAAGCTCTAAACCAGTGACTCCACAGAAGAAACAGGATAAATTTTCGCTATTTCCTCTTCTCTTAACACGCGTAATCCACCTTCTGCGAGTGCCTGTAGCTCATTTTCACCAGGATGAACGAGAACATCAGCAATCCACTTGATTTGCTCAGTAATTTGCGAGACAAATTGTTTTCCATAAGCAAGCCCACCCGTTAAAACGATCGCATCCACTTCTCCAGCAAGAACAGCACTAGCCGCTCCAATCTCTTTAGCTACCTGGTATGCCATGGCATCAAAGATCAGTTTCGCCTTCTCATCTCCATTTTGAATCCGCTGTTCCACTTTAACGGCATCGTTTGTTCCAAGATAACCAACGTAACCTGCTTGTCCAACAAGCTTTTTCATAATTTCGTCAGCATAATATTCTCCTGAAAAACACATGGAGACTAGATCACCAACAGGAACTGTTCCAGCACGTTCTGGTGAGAATGGCCCTTCACCGTGCAAACCATTATTTACATCCACGACTTTACCTTTTCGATGGGCGCCTACGGTTATCCCGCCACCCATATGAGTTACGATAAGGTTAAGATCTTCGTATTTGCTATTTAATTGAGAAGCTACTCGTCTGGCGACTGCTTTTTGGTTTAATGCATGAAAAATACTTTTACGTTCGATTTCTGGCACTCCAGAAAGGCGAGCTACATCTTGAAGCTCATCAACAACTACTGGGTCAACAATAAAAGATGGGATATTGAGCTGTTCAGCAATTTCAAAAGCAATAATCCCACCTAAATTCGAAGCATGTTCACCCGAATAACCATTACGAAGATCTTCAAGCATGCGTTCATTAACTGAGTATGTTCCACCCTCGATAGGACGCAACAAACCACCGCGTCCTACAACCGCGGATAATCTCGAAATATTAATATCTTCTTCATCTAACGCTTCAAGAATAGTATTTTTCCTAAATTCATATTGATCGATGATTGTTTTAAATTGATTGATTTCATCTGTATCGTGCCGTAATGATTTCTCAAATACAGCACGCTCATTATCAAATACGCCTATTTTTGTTGAAGTTGATCCCGGGTTGATTACCAGAAGTCTATATACTTTATCTGTCACTCCAAACCCTCCGTTTATCTACGATGACCTAAAATATGCTGAGAGTTCATTAAGAATTGACTTCTTGACTGCTTCATTTGCTCAATTCTTTCTTCAGCAAGACGGTCTGCCGCTGCATAAGTAGGAATGCCATCGCGTTTAGAAATTTCGATAACTTTTGAAATAGTGTCATAAATGCCATCAACGCGCTTCATTGCACGATCGCGATTATAGCCATAAAGCTCATCTGCAACGTTAATAACACCACCAGCATTGATTACATAGTCTGGGGCATAAACAATACCCATCTCATGAATCTGATCACCGTGTGTTGTTTCGCGAAGCTGGTTGTTTGCTGCTCCTGCAATAACTTTCGCTTTAATTTTGCCAATTGTATCGTCATTGATAATTGCACCAAGTGCACATGGTGCAAAAATATCACAGTCTACCTCGTAAATGTCGTCGGGATCTACAGCTTTTGCACCAAAGTCAGTTACTGCACGATCAACTGATTCTTTGTTGATATCTGTAACAACTAGAGAAGCTCCTTCTTCATGAAGGTGTTTGCAGAGATTATAGGCAACATTTCCTACACCTTGAACAGCTACTGTTTTACCTTGTAAAGAATCTGTACCAAACGCTTCTTTTGCTGCCGCCTTCATTCCTACATAAACACCATAAGCTGTTACAGGAGAAGGGTTACCAGAAGAACCAAACGCTGGTGAAATACCCGTTACATATTCTGTTTCTTCATGAATAGTATCCATATCTTGAACAGTAGTACCCACGTCTTCGGCAGTAATGTAACGACCGTTTAATCCCTGAATATATCGTCCAAATGCACGGAACATCGCTTCATTTTTGTCTTTACGAGGATCACCGATGATAACTGTTTTTCCTCCGCCGAGATTTAAACCTGCTGCAGCATTTTTGTACGTCATTCCTTTGGCTAAACGAAGTGCATCCTCAAATGCAGCTTCTTCAGAAGCGTATGTCCACATTCTTGTTCCGCCGAGAGCTGGTCCTAGAGTTGTATCATGAATCGCAATAATCGCTTTTAATCCTGAAGCTTTATCTTGACAAACAACCACTTGTTCATAATCGTATTTCTCCATATAAGTAAAAAGTTCCATCAGTAATCTCCCTCTCTGTTATCCTCTAATTTTATTTAGCTGAACTTACTGCAAGCGCGATACTATAAACTTTGCTTTCTGAACTATCTGCGCGAGAAGTTAAAACAATTGGCGCTTTAGCGCCAGCGATGACTCCACCAACTTTTGCATTTGCAAAATAGACAAGTGATTTATACAATGCATTCCCTACTTCTATTGAAGGAACAAGAAGGATATCTGCTTTCCCAGCTACTTCACTTTGTATTCCCTTATGCTCTGCTGCTTCTATTGAAATAGCGTTATCCAATGCGAGTGGTCCATCAATCACGCATTCAGAAATCTGGTCTCTTCTATTCATCTGAGTTAGCGCCGATGCATCAAGCGTCGCTTGCATAGCTGGATTAACGACTTCTACTGCGGCTAACGGAACAACTTTAGGGCGCGCAATTCCAATACTTCTCGCAATCGATACGGCGTTATTAACAATTTCCACCTTTTGCGTTAAATCCGGCTCAATATTCATACCAGAGTCTGTTACAAAAAGCAGTCGTTCATATCCTCTAACATCGAATGCGGCTACGTGCGAAAGAACCTTTCCTTTTCGCAAGCCATATTCTTTATTTAATACTTCTTTCAAAATGACTGAAGTGGAGACCATTCCTTTCATTAAAACATCGGCATCTCCATTTCGAACGGCTTGAACAGCCATTCTCGAAGCTTCTTGATCTGACTCCACATGCACAATTTGAAGAGATGATGATTCAGTTAAACCTTCATCAGTTAACATTCGCTTGATTTCTTGCTTTTCACCGTAAAGAATGAATGATGCCAGTTGTTTCTGAATAGCTTTATGAACCGCTTCAATCACTTCTTTATCTGCAGCAGCAGCAAGTGCAATCGTTTTGTTAGGTTGTTTGGATACTTCCATTACAAGTTGATCTAGATTCATTGATGTCCTCCCTCTACGCCATCATACTATTATGCAAGTTCCGTGCCAATTCTACATTATTGTCGTAACAGGGTTTTAAGCTGATCGCCTACGCAAAATCCTGCACACCACGCAAATTATTGCATGCCAGACTTTTCAATACCGTGTTTTTCCATCTTGTAGTACAGATTACGAAGTGACACACCTAAGGCCTTTGCTGTCGCAGTTTTATTTCCCTCATAATGGGCAAGAGTTTGACGAATTGTCTTCTTTTCAAATTCATCGACTAGCTGAGACAACATTTTGTCAGGTGTTCGTTCGACGAACAGCACATCAGCGTCTTTTTTCTCACTCAACAATGATGGGAGATGGTGCGAATCAATCATCGTTTCAGAGACATCCATATGAATCACAATTCTTCCCAAAACATTCTCAAACTCCCTAACATTACCTGGCCAATCATAAGATTTTAAATAGTCAACAGCCGCCTCCGTTATCCCTTTAACATTTCTCCCATAATCTTGATTAATTTTCGTAAGTAAATGTTTCGCAAGGGCAGTAATATCTTCTTTCCGTTGTCTCAAAGGAGCTATTTGTATCGGCAGTCGATTTAATCGATAGTATAAATCTTCCCTAAATGAACCATCGATTATTCTTTTTTCCAGTTTCGCATTTGTTGCTGCAATTATTCTTACATTAATTGAAATTGGCTTCGCTCCACCTACACGAACTATTTCTCGCTCCTGAAGAACGCGAAGAAGCTTTGCCTGAGTCCCTAGAGATACCTCCCCTATTTCATCAAGGAATATACTCCCTCCATTCGCCTCCTCAAAAAGCCCTCGTTTACCACCCTGTCTAGCACCTGAAAATGCGCCATCTTCATAACCAAAAAGTTCGCTTTCAAATAAGGATTCAGAAATAGCAGCACAGTTCACTCTGACAAATTTGTTGTATTTACGATCACTTGCATTATGTATGGCATGGGCAAATAGTTCCTTACCTGTTCCCGATTCACCACGAAGAAGAACAGTAGCTGGCGTCGAGGCTGCCAGTTTCGCTTGTTGTACAGAGAAAGTCATTTCCTCTGACTTCCCGATAATGTCTTCAAAGGAATACTTCGCTTCAAGTGTTCTGATTATTTGTCTCGCTCGTTGAAGTTGATTGTTCAAAGAGTGTAGTTCTGAAATGTCATGAATCACACCGACACTTCCTTTTAATAGACCATCCACTATAACTGGTGAAACATTAACAACAACTTCTCTTTTTGAGGGACCGACTTTCATTTGCACGCCACGCACTGGTTTTCTCGTTCTGAGTACACGCATGTGCATGCTTTCACCTTCAGAAATATCCGTATTCGCCGGCTTTCCAATTACTTCTTCCCGTTGAAGACCAGTTAATCTTGTGTAGGCAGGGTTGATCATAAGCCCTTTCCCAGTTTCATCCACTACTGAGATTGCCTCGTCAGAAGACTGTATTATAGCTTCCAGCATTGATTGAACACTTTTTAAATTTGTTACCTCTTGCGCCATCTGTTCAATTGCGGTCATATCTTTAAAAACAGCCAAAGCCCCTATGCGTTTTCCTTCATCATTAAACATCGGAATTCTCGTGGTAATAATTTTCTTACCATTAGGAAGTAACTGTTCTTTATTAATTTCCGCTTTTCCAGATGAAAGGACGCGCGGAAGTCTACTTGAAGCCATAAGAGACCCAATTATTTTTCCATCCGCGAGCTCTTTGCTAATTCCCGTTATTTTCTCGGCACTTCGATTAAATAAGGTCACTTCCTCATTCACATCCACAGCAATCATGCCATCATGTGTTGAATCTAAAATAATTTCTTGTTGTTTGGATTGATGTCGTAACGTATCAATTAATATTTCTTTTTCTTCAATAAGCTTTAAAACAATATTAGCGACCGATCCTGGAATCAGGACAGTATGCTTTTCTCGCCTGTCTCTTATTTCTTCAAAAACCGCTTCATCCCCAGTAGCTTCTACAATGACATCGATTTCAAATTGATTTAATGCTACTTTCCAATCTTCAAATACAGCTATCCCACTATTACGAGCTTTAAGAATACCAGGTGCGCCTTGGTGACAATCCACCATCGCAATAACTTTCATCATTTTAGTTTCCTGCAAAATCTGCAAAAGCGCCAATCCGCCTCTTCCAGCACCTACAATCATACATGTTCGCAACTTTTTCATCACCTGCACCCTATACATGCAATATATTTCATACTAATCATACATCTCTTTTTTAATTTTGACAAATTATGCACGGTTGTTTTTATCGTTTTTTGTAAGTTACAAACACTAATGGACACTTCATTCCTACTTCGCTACAATAGCACTAGTGATGTGTAGAGAGGGTGCACCAGTAATGAGGTTAGTTGCTTTGCTTGTCGTATTAATTCCAGGAATCACCGGCGTTATCGGTATCAAATTAATGAGAGATGTTCTTTTCGGAGTAGTAAACCCACCGTTCACTTCTCTTGTTGTTCAATTTATTTTCGGACTCATTTTCCTTATCGCTGGCCTTGCTTTCGTTGGTGGATTTATTTTCTATCGTGATCGCAAGCGAAATAAAGTACAGCCAAGATTCTCTTCTAAAAAACAGTAATCTTTCATTGAAAGATCTTTCGTAAAAGTACAGGTTCACATTGTAGTCATCTCCCAGACATAAAAACAAAGCCAACTTCACAAAAGAAGGGGCTTTGTTTTTCCATATTTTATTTGGAACGTTTTGTTAAGCTTTCATCAACTCTCAAATAGAGATAACTTGATTTATGTTTGAATTCGAATTACCTGCTATGAGAATAATTATCCATGTTGTGCTCAATCCGAAGCTTATCAGCAACCATTGCAATGAACTCAGAATTTGTTGGTTTCGCTTTAGACATACTCACAGTATAGCCAAACAAGTTTGAAATAGACTCTACATTACCTCGACTCCAAGCAACCTCAATCGCATGACGAATCGCACGTTCAACTCTGGATGAAGTTGTATTGAATTTTTTCGCAATATCAGGATATAGGACCTTCGTGATTGAACCTAATAGTTCAATATCATTATAAACCATCGTAATCGCTTCTCTTAAGTACATATAACCTTTAATATGTGCCGGTACCCCGATTTCATGAATAATACTCGTGATGCTCGCATCAAGGTTTCTAGGGCGACTTTCACGCTGAGGACGCTTATATGAGCCATTACTTGTTGTAAATGTTGTTTTCTTACCACTTACTTGCCTTACATGACTTGCTAAATTATCCATATCAAACGGTTTTAAAATAAAGTAGGATGCTCCTAAATCTACTGCTTTTTTCGTTACGTCTTCCTGACCGAAGGCAGTGAGCATAATAACGCTACAAGTATAATTCATTTCTCTTAAACGTTCTAGAACAGCCAGGCCATCTAAATGCGGCATAATAATATCAAGTACAAGTACATCAGGTTCTTGATCTTCAAGAACTTCTAAGCATTCCTGTCCATTGGAAGCGGTTCCGACTACCTCCATATCCTCTTGTCGTGACATATATTCCTCAATTAAATTCACCAATTCACGATTATCATCAGCTAGACATACTTTTATTTTTTGCACGGCTCCGTCTCTCCTTCCACAAGTTTGGTTACCGTAGTAGTATAGAAATTCAACGGAAGTTGTAAATTCCCTCTAAAATTTCTAAAAACATTTAAAAACAATATTTATTCTTCATCATTCTCTAGCATACTTCAATTTACTACACATAACTACATTTTCTGAATAATCTTTCAATTTTGTCGAATTTTCTTCATCCAAAGTATACCATGGTTTGAAAATGAAAGAAAGCGAACATTGAGCTTTTTTAGCTCGCTGTTCGCTTTTCATTACGACTTTCTTCATAAATATTAATACCAGCTTCTTCTAACATCCATTCAATATGAACGCCATAGCCTGAAGTGGAATCATTAACAAACACATGAGTAACCGCTCCAATTACTTTTCCATCTTGAATAATGGGGCTTCCACTCATCCCTTGTACAATCCCACCCGTTTCATTTAACAACTGCGGATCAGTTACTTTAATAACCATTCCTTTTGTAGCAGGGAACTTCTGAGGAATTGAACTGATAACTTCTACATCATATTCTTTTACCTCACTACCTTTTACTACTGTTAAAATTTTAGCGGGACCTTCTTTCACTTGATGAGATAGCGCAATCGGCATCGGCTTATCATACAGGCCTTTTTTTACTTCCTGGTTCATTTCTCCGAAAATACCGAAAGGACTGTTCCGCGTTATTGTACCAAGCTTTTGATCCGTTTTAGAAAATCTTGCTAGCTTTTCACCAGGGTGACCGTTGCTACCTTTTTCAATTGATGTTACAGAAGAGGGATAAATCTCTCCCCGATTAACTACAATTGGCTTCTTCGTATCCATATCAGAAATAACATGTCCTAGAGCACCATATTTTTTCGTATCTGGATGATAAAACGTTAGCGTGCCAACTCCTGCTGCAGAGTCACGTATATACAACCCAATCCTGTATGCTTCATTTTGTTTATCCTTAACAGGAACCAACTTCTTACTAAGTTCTTCGTTTTCTCTTACAATCGTCACTTCTAATGCTTGGCCATTATTTGCTGCTTTTTTTACAATTGAGCCAATGTCGCTCATTTTTTGAACGGCTTGACCATTTATCTTAGTGATAATATCGCCTACTTGAATGTCAGCAATTTCTCCTGGTGACCGATCTCCTTGATTCGTATGAATTAAATGGTGACCAACAACGAGTACACCACGAGTGTTTAATTTTACACCAATTGATTGCCCACCAGGTATAACTTTAAAATCAGGAAGAACTTTCACATCAACTTTTTTAATGGGAATATTTCCAACAGTTAAATCCAGAATATCAGAACCGCTTTTGGCGCCGTTAACCGCAATTTCTTTCCCCGAAGGGTTAAGACTTGCCACTTCAGAGCTTTCAAGCGTTGCAACGGCAGTAGTAACAGAGGATATTGTTGTTTGATCTCCTTCAAACATGATAATCTCATCTGGAATTGATAAAAATAACTGTATTGGTTTTGAAAACCCAAGTACGATTAAACCTCCAAGGAGAACTACTCCTAACAGCTTTCGAAACATCTCTATCTTCAATCCTTCACTCTCCTCGCTCTTGCTCACACCTCCAACATGGCTGTATCTATAATTTTGCCTTGAGTGGCTGTTATTATAACCTCTAAAAATGAAAATGCTACCCTCAGTTGGATAGCATTACATATCATGATTTAATTTGGTTTGCTTGATATAACAATTCTTTTGCATGTTTCTTTGTAAGCTCTGTCATTTCGGCGCCAGCAATCATTCTTCCAAGTTCTTCTATTTGTTCATCTGTACTTAAATTTCCAACACTTGTCTTTGTTCGACCTTCACCCGTTTCTTCTTTTGAAATATAAAGGTGATGATCAGCCATTGCTGCAACTTGAGGAAGGTGAGTAATAACAAGTACTTGGGACCCGGCGGAAAGACGCTGTATCTTCTCCGCCATCGCTTGAGCAACCCTTCCACTTACACCAGTATCTACTTCGTCAAATATAATTGATGTAATACCTTGATGTTTTGAGAAGATGGACTTCAACGCTAACATGATACGAGATAACTCGCCACCAGAAGCCGTTTTAGAAAGCTCCTTAAGCGGCTCGCCTGGATTGGTAGAGATCATAAAATCAATATCATCTTGTCCGGATCGATGGAAAAAGTCTTTCTTACTTTCATCACGGTCATTAAAATGAATTGCAAATTCTGTTTTTTCCATATAAAGATCTCTAAGCTCATGGTGAATGGATCCAACAAGCTCACTAGCAACTTTTTTTCGCAGACCGGTCAAATTATTAGCCTCTACAGTTAAATCAGCCTTAATACCCTTTAAGTCAGCCTGTAGCTCGTCTACGCGATCTTCTCTGTTTAATAATTCATCTACTTCATCTTCAATCGAAGCTGCATATTCCAATATATCTTCTACCGATTCTCCATACTTTCGCTTTAATAATTGAATTTCGTTTAGTCGTTCTTCTACAAAATCCAATCGTGCGGGATCAAATTCAAGTTGATCACGATATGTATTTAATTTACCTGCCGTTTCTTCAAGTAGATAAAATTGATTGGCTACTTCTTCATGGTATCCCTGTAGTTCTTCATCAAGGTCCGCAACTGACTCTAGTTGTGACATCGCAAGCCCTACCCAGTCTAGTCCTTTATTATCTCCATGTAGGGAATCATAAACATCCTGAAGAGCGGTATATAGTTTCTCAAAATTACCTAATCGTAATTTCTCGTCCATTAACTGATCATCTTCATTAGGAGAAAGCTCAGCTTTCGTGATTTCTTCAAGTTGATATTGAATTAAATCCAGCCTATGAGCCATCTGCTGTTCATTCTCAGTTAAATTTTTCATTTGCTGCTGGATTTTTTTGTATCTTTGAAAGATTTCCCTGTATTCAAAAAGAGCCGGACCAATTGACCGTTCCCCAAACTGATCGAGCAAAGTAAGATGCTTATCAGATTGCATTAAATCCTGATGTTCATGCTGACCGTGAATGTCAATAAGTGTTTGACCAATCTCTCGCAAAATTCCAAGCGTCACTAACTTTCCATTTACTCGGCAGATGCTTTTACCTGTATGTGAAATATCACGGCGCAGTACCACCATGTCATCTGTAAACTCGATTCCGACATCTTCAAGTTTTTGCACCGTTGGATGGCTTGTATCAATATGAAATAACCCTTCAATTTCTGCTTTTTTCGTTCCATAACGAACGAATTCAGCTGAACCTCTCCCACCAACTAATAGCCCTATGGCATCAATAATGATGGATTTACCAGCACCTGTTTCTCCAGTAAGAACGGTTAACCCACG
This genomic interval carries:
- the recN gene encoding DNA repair protein RecN, with product MLAELSIRNFAIIEAITVSFERGLTVLTGETGAGKSIIIDAIGLLVGGRGSAEFVRYGTKKAEIEGLFHIDTSHPTVQKLEDVGIEFTDDMVVLRRDISHTGKSICRVNGKLVTLGILREIGQTLIDIHGQHEHQDLMQSDKHLTLLDQFGERSIGPALFEYREIFQRYKKIQQQMKNLTENEQQMAHRLDLIQYQLEEITKAELSPNEDDQLMDEKLRLGNFEKLYTALQDVYDSLHGDNKGLDWVGLAMSQLESVADLDEELQGYHEEVANQFYLLEETAGKLNTYRDQLEFDPARLDFVEERLNEIQLLKRKYGESVEDILEYAASIEDEVDELLNREDRVDELQADLKGIKADLTVEANNLTGLRKKVASELVGSIHHELRDLYMEKTEFAIHFNDRDESKKDFFHRSGQDDIDFMISTNPGEPLKELSKTASGGELSRIMLALKSIFSKHQGITSIIFDEVDTGVSGRVAQAMAEKIQRLSAGSQVLVITHLPQVAAMADHHLYISKEETGEGRTKTSVGNLSTDEQIEELGRMIAGAEMTELTKKHAKELLYQANQIKS
- the bcd gene encoding branched-chain amino acid dehydrogenase; the encoded protein is MELFTYMEKYDYEQVVVCQDKASGLKAIIAIHDTTLGPALGGTRMWTYASEEAAFEDALRLAKGMTYKNAAAGLNLGGGKTVIIGDPRKDKNEAMFRAFGRYIQGLNGRYITAEDVGTTVQDMDTIHEETEYVTGISPAFGSSGNPSPVTAYGVYVGMKAAAKEAFGTDSLQGKTVAVQGVGNVAYNLCKHLHEEGASLVVTDINKESVDRAVTDFGAKAVDPDDIYEVDCDIFAPCALGAIINDDTIGKIKAKVIAGAANNQLRETTHGDQIHEMGIVYAPDYVINAGGVINVADELYGYNRDRAMKRVDGIYDTISKVIEISKRDGIPTYAAADRLAEERIEQMKQSRSQFLMNSQHILGHRR
- the yqiS gene encoding phosphate butyryltransferase; amino-acid sequence: MNLDQLVMEVSKQPNKTIALAAAADKEVIEAVHKAIQKQLASFILYGEKQEIKRMLTDEGLTESSSLQIVHVESDQEASRMAVQAVRNGDADVLMKGMVSTSVILKEVLNKEYGLRKGKVLSHVAAFDVRGYERLLFVTDSGMNIEPDLTQKVEIVNNAVSIARSIGIARPKVVPLAAVEVVNPAMQATLDASALTQMNRRDQISECVIDGPLALDNAISIEAAEHKGIQSEVAGKADILLVPSIEVGNALYKSLVYFANAKVGGVIAGAKAPIVLTSRADSSESKVYSIALAVSSAK
- a CDS encoding sigma 54-interacting transcriptional regulator, whose translation is MRTCMIVGAGRGGLALLQILQETKMMKVIAMVDCHQGAPGILKARNSGIAVFEDWKVALNQFEIDVIVEATGDEAVFEEIRDRREKHTVLIPGSVANIVLKLIEEKEILIDTLRHQSKQQEIILDSTHDGMIAVDVNEEVTLFNRSAEKITGISKELADGKIIGSLMASSRLPRVLSSGKAEINKEQLLPNGKKIITTRIPMFNDEGKRIGALAVFKDMTAIEQMAQEVTNLKSVQSMLEAIIQSSDEAISVVDETGKGLMINPAYTRLTGLQREEVIGKPANTDISEGESMHMRVLRTRKPVRGVQMKVGPSKREVVVNVSPVIVDGLLKGSVGVIHDISELHSLNNQLQRARQIIRTLEAKYSFEDIIGKSEEMTFSVQQAKLAASTPATVLLRGESGTGKELFAHAIHNASDRKYNKFVRVNCAAISESLFESELFGYEDGAFSGARQGGKRGLFEEANGGSIFLDEIGEVSLGTQAKLLRVLQEREIVRVGGAKPISINVRIIAATNAKLEKRIIDGSFREDLYYRLNRLPIQIAPLRQRKEDITALAKHLLTKINQDYGRNVKGITEAAVDYLKSYDWPGNVREFENVLGRIVIHMDVSETMIDSHHLPSLLSEKKDADVLFVERTPDKMLSQLVDEFEKKTIRQTLAHYEGNKTATAKALGVSLRNLYYKMEKHGIEKSGMQ
- the spoIVB gene encoding SpoIVB peptidase is translated as MKIEMFRKLLGVVLLGGLIVLGFSKPIQLFLSIPDEIIMFEGDQTTISSVTTAVATLESSEVASLNPSGKEIAVNGAKSGSDILDLTVGNIPIKKVDVKVLPDFKVIPGGQSIGVKLNTRGVLVVGHHLIHTNQGDRSPGEIADIQVGDIITKINGQAVQKMSDIGSIVKKAANNGQALEVTIVRENEELSKKLVPVKDKQNEAYRIGLYIRDSAAGVGTLTFYHPDTKKYGALGHVISDMDTKKPIVVNRGEIYPSSVTSIEKGSNGHPGEKLARFSKTDQKLGTITRNSPFGIFGEMNQEVKKGLYDKPMPIALSHQVKEGPAKILTVVKGSEVKEYDVEVISSIPQKFPATKGMVIKVTDPQLLNETGGIVQGMSGSPIIQDGKVIGAVTHVFVNDSTSGYGVHIEWMLEEAGINIYEESRNEKRTAS
- the spo0A gene encoding sporulation transcription factor Spo0A, whose product is MQKIKVCLADDNRELVNLIEEYMSRQEDMEVVGTASNGQECLEVLEDQEPDVLVLDIIMPHLDGLAVLERLREMNYTCSVIMLTAFGQEDVTKKAVDLGASYFILKPFDMDNLASHVRQVSGKKTTFTTSNGSYKRPQRESRPRNLDASITSIIHEIGVPAHIKGYMYLREAITMVYNDIELLGSITKVLYPDIAKKFNTTSSRVERAIRHAIEVAWSRGNVESISNLFGYTVSMSKAKPTNSEFIAMVADKLRIEHNMDNYSHSR
- a CDS encoding DUF2627 domain-containing protein → MRLVALLVVLIPGITGVIGIKLMRDVLFGVVNPPFTSLVVQFIFGLIFLIAGLAFVGGFIFYRDRKRNKVQPRFSSKKQ
- the buk gene encoding butyrate kinase, whose amino-acid sequence is MTDKVYRLLVINPGSTSTKIGVFDNERAVFEKSLRHDTDEINQFKTIIDQYEFRKNTILEALDEEDINISRLSAVVGRGGLLRPIEGGTYSVNERMLEDLRNGYSGEHASNLGGIIAFEIAEQLNIPSFIVDPVVVDELQDVARLSGVPEIERKSIFHALNQKAVARRVASQLNSKYEDLNLIVTHMGGGITVGAHRKGKVVDVNNGLHGEGPFSPERAGTVPVGDLVSMCFSGEYYADEIMKKLVGQAGYVGYLGTNDAVKVEQRIQNGDEKAKLIFDAMAYQVAKEIGAASAVLAGEVDAIVLTGGLAYGKQFVSQITEQIKWIADVLVHPGENELQALAEGGLRVLREEEIAKIYPVSSVESLV